The sequence below is a genomic window from Brevibacillus laterosporus.
CATGCCCCCAAACAGAGTTGCAACTAAATCAAAATGGAATAGACCAATTAGTCCCCAGTTGATAGCACCAATAATCACAAGAAGTAATGCTAATTTATCCATACCTCTACTCACTCCTTTCTTCTAAGTAGTTTCATGATTTCCTTTTCAAAATTAGATTATTCATCGATTGTTTAGTATAAAAGCAAGCTGTTTTCGTTCTACTCACCTTTAAAAAAAATTTAC
It includes:
- a CDS encoding DUF378 domain-containing protein, with translation MDKLALLLVIIGAINWGLIGLFHFDLVATLFGGMGSILSRIIYTLVGIAGIYAIKFFGSNRQRT